One Glycine max cultivar Williams 82 chromosome 4, Glycine_max_v4.0, whole genome shotgun sequence DNA segment encodes these proteins:
- the LOC100813969 gene encoding uncharacterized protein isoform X1: MRVSLSSFHCFFRTNSTNIHHLIISLPLTLTTLQQPLISPCLISHTTRHNYAPLRVISNRSQVRITIPSSQGSPFDHKCSIFICVGHACVTSTSRFRFGQGTEGSSTGELKAQLDEVQHPKILSENCDLKPATLDVPVPSGVQKNSRGNVRVMNLESPVKTEVEEAYEGEDEHEESPSIKRELSDFDLQVLEVAASKGGYDPSSEEIKYPSLYENQANIQLEDKDHEYSKKSCDIIQSGHVSDPGIGKAEFCASPKLKRSCSDLERRDVLRETCHLFPSSKSQSFEDLQGLSAHQMVNLESPRSVMTHRSADRVMLKRHSSSQVLPSRSKRLWWKLFLWSHRNIHRSQLSKSTQIHPVTAALNSQCGYSSDTLEPKQDKALSHVESHSPSSSFGEYFQKSCDDRNFDNQRWSRFQKDNFGFWPQNQWVAFSTESSSYSRVDEWVKDLEIQQPPLEDDFNDDNIGSIAFPPSPDDGRSMARSTAQLIQHPDANLSKEILNANSVVQSLNPASTAAHISSIGIKAIPSLSHFFSLRCVNLSNNLIVHITPGFLPKGIHTLNLSRNKISTIEGLRELTRLRVLDLSYNRISRIGQGLSNCTLVKELYLAGNKISDVEGLHRLLKLTVLDLSFNKIATTKALGQLVANYNSLQALNLLGNPIQSNISDDQLRKAVCGLLPKLVYLNKQSIKTQRGREILTDSVAKAALGNSSRTSYRRALKKGGGHGGSSSSSVHRSSASVSQKIRNRSRSQTKHH, from the exons ATGCGCGTTTCTCTTTCatcatttcattgttttttcAGAACAAATTCTACCAACATCCACCATTTAATAATATCCCTCCCTCTGACTCTCACCACCCTCCAACAACCTCTAATTTCACCTTGTTTGATTTCCCACACAACACGACACAATTATGCTCCTTTGAGAGTTATCAGCAACAGATCTCAGGTCCGAATTACCATCCCTTCTTCACAAGGTTCGCCTTTTGACCACAAATGTTCCATCTTTATATGCGTGGGACATGCCTGTGTTACAAGCACAAGCCGTTTTCGTTTTGGTCAG GGTACTGAGGGGTCTTCAACAGGGGAACTTAAAGCTCAACTTGATGAAGTACAGCACCCAAAGATTTTGTCAGAGAATTGTGATTTGAAGCCAGCCACCCTTGACGTTCCAGTACCCAGTGGTGTGCAGAAGAATTCAAGGGGCAATGTAAGGGTTATGAATCTTGAGAGTCCTGTGAAGACTGAAGTGGAGGAAGCTTATGAAGGGGAAGATGAGCATGAAGAATCACCTTCCATCAAGAGGGAGCTCTCTGATTTTGATCTCCAAGTCCTCGAAGTTGCTGCAAGCAAAGGAGGATATGATCCATCAAGTGAAGAGATAAAATACCCTAGTTTATACGAAAACCAAGCTAACATTCAATTGGAAGACAAAGACCATGAATACAGCAAAAAGAGTTGTGACATAATTCAAAGTGGACATGTCAGTGATCCTGGGATTGGCAAAGCTGAATTTTGTGCTTCTCCAAAGCTCAAGCGATCCTGCTCTGACCTGGAAAGAAGGGATGTACTAAGGGAGACTTGTCATCTCTTTCCATCTTCAAAGTCACAGTCTTTTGAGGATTTGCAGGGGTTATCAGCACATCAGATGGTTAATCTAGAAAGCCCCAGGTCTGTGATGACTCACCGCAGTGCTGATAGAGTGATGTTGAAAAGGCATTCCTCAAGTCAAGTTCTCCCTTCTAGAAGTAAAAGACTGTGGTGGAAGTTGTTCCTCTGGAGCCACAGGAATATACATAGATCTCAGTTAAGCAAATCGACACAAATACATCCTGTGACTGCTGCTTTAAATAGTCAATGTGGGTACTCCTCAGACACCCTTGAACCAAAACAAGACAAGGCTTTGAGCCATGTGGAATCACACTCACCAAGCTCATCGTTTGGGGAATACTTTCAGAAAAGCTGCGATGACAGAAATTTTGATAACCAAAGGTGGAGCAGATTTCAGAAAGATAATTTTGGTTTCTGGCCACAAAATCAATGGGTGGCTTTCTCCACAGAATCATCCTCATATAGCAGAGTGGATGAGTGGGTGAAAGATCTCGAAATTCAGCAGCCACCTCTTGAGGATGATTTCAATGATGACAATATTGGAAGCATTGCCTTCCCACCTTCTCCTGATGATGGTAGATCAATGGCAAGAAGCACAGCCCAGTTGATTCAACATCCAGATGCCAATCTTTCAAAGGAGATATTGAATGCCAATAGTGTGGTCCAGTCCCTGAACCCAGCCTCAACTGCAGCTCATATatcaagcattggcataaaagcCATCCCCTCTCTTTCACACTTTTTCAGTCTCCGCTGTGTCAATTTGTCGAACAATCTCATAG TTCATATCACGCCCGGATTTCTCCCAAAGGGTATTCATACACTGAATCTGTCAAGAAACAAAATCAGCACTATTGAAGGCCTTAGAGAATTAACACGGCTGCGGGTACTTGACTTAAGTTATAATCGCATCTCAAGAATTGGACAAG GATTATCAAATTGTACCCTAGTCAAAGAGCTATATCTTGCTGGAAACAAGATAAGTGATGTTGAGGGGCTACATAGGTTATTGAAGCTAACAGTTCTGGACCTGAGCTTTAACAAGATCGCAACAACAAAAGCATTAGGCCAGCTGGTGGCTAACTACAACTCACTTCAGGCCCTGAATCTGCTTGGAAATCCAATTCAAAGCAACATCAGTGATGATCAGCTGCGCAAAGCAGTTTGTGGTCTTCTTCCAAAGCTTGTTTACCTGAACAAGCAATCTATCAAGACTCAAAGGGGACGAGAAATACTCACTGATAGTGTTGCCAAAGCTGCACTTGGTAACAGCAGCCGGACCTCCTACAGAAGAGCACTAAAGAAAGGTGGCGGCCATGGAGGGTCAAGTTCCTCCAGTGTGCATAGAAGCAGTGCTAGTGTTTCCCAGAAAATCAGGAACAGGTCAAGGAGCCAAACTAAACATCATTAG
- the LOC100812530 gene encoding probable pectin methyltransferase QUA2 produces MSRPLHRGVSIRIPDSNNNDLWDSQSKDKTEKEGLDRRGSFGHPSPLRSPFKLLFSDNSNSKYGIGENGFSSDPFIIGTPRSRHKLVLLFLKFSLVFIVILALAGSFWWTISISTASRGHIYHGYRRLQENLVSDLLDIGEISYAPSRLKELEFCSEEFENYVPCFNVSDNLALGFSDGNEFDRQCHHELRPNCLVLSPPNYKIPLRWPTGRDIIWIANAKITAQEVLSSGSFTKRMMMLDEEQISFRSASLMFDGVEDYSHQIAEMIGLRNESSFIQAGVRTILDIGCGYGSFGAHLFQSQLLTMCIASYEPSGSQVQLTLERGLPAMVASFTSKQLPYPSLSFDMLHCARCGIDWDRKDGILMIEADRLLRPGGYFVWTSPLTNARDKDSQKRWKFIQSFAENLCWDMLSQQDETVVWKKTSKRNCYSSRKNSSPPPLCGRGYDVESPYYRELQNCIGGTHSSRWISVQERETWPSRDHLNKKELAIFGLQSDEFAEDSESWKAAVRNYWSLLSPLIFSDHPKRPGDEDPPPPYNMLRNVLDMNAHVGGFNSAMLQAGKSIWVMNVVPLSGLNYLPLIQDRGYVGVLHDWCEAFPTYPRTYDLVHAAGLLSLEFAQQRSCTMLDMFIEIDRLLRPEGWIIIRDTVPLIESARALTTRLKWDARVVEIESDSDQRLLICQKPFFKRQAN; encoded by the exons ATGTCCAGGCCTCTGCACCGAGGGGTATCTATTCGGATCCCTGATAGCAACAATAATGACTTGTGGGACTCTCAATCCAAAgataaaacagaaaaagaaggTTTGGATAGAAGAGGTTCCTTTGGTCACCCCTCACCCTTGAGGTCTCCCTTTAAGTTGCTTTTTTCGGATAATTCTAATTCCAAATATGGCATCGGTGAGAATGGTTTCTCATCTGATCCCTTCATTATTGGCACTCCAAGAAGTAGGCACAAGTTggttcttcttttcttgaagtTTAGTTTAGTGTTTATAGTTATTCTTGCTCTTGCTGGATCTTTTTGGTGGACAATCTCAATTTCAACTGCATCAAGAGGTCACATTTACCATGGttatagaagactccaagagaaTCTTGTATCAGACCTGTTGGATATTGGGGAGATTTCTTATGCTCCCTCAAGACTGAAAGAATTGGAATTCTGTTCTGAGGAGTTTGAAAATTATGTTCCTTGCTTTAATGTTTCTGACAATCTAGCTCTTGGTTTTTCTGATGGAAATGAGTTTGACCGGCAATGTCACCATGAGCTCAGGCCTAATTGTTTAGTTCTCTCTCCACCAAATTACAAAATTCCTCTTAGGTGGCCTACTGGAAGGGATATTATCTGGATTGCTAATGCTAAAATAACTGCACAGGAGGTTCTTTCTTCTGGAAGCTTTACCAAAAG GATGATGATGCTTGATGAAGAGCAAATTTCCTTTCGTTCAGCCTCTCTTATGTTTGATGGTGTTGAAGACTACTCACATCAAATCGCAGAAATGATTGGACTCAGAAATGAATCTAGCTTCATACAAGCTGGg GTTAGAACCATACTGGACATTGGCTGTGGTTACGGTAGCTTTGGAGCACACCTCTTTCAGAGTCAGCTTTTAACTATGTGCATTGCAAGCTATGAGCCTTCTGGCAGTCAAGTTCAGCTTACACTTGAGAGGGGTCTTCCTGCTATGGTTGCTTCTTTCACTTCTAAACAATTGCCATATCCATCTCTCTCCTTTGACATGTTGCATTGTGCAAGATGTGGCATTGATTGGGACCGAAAAG ATGGCATTCTCATGATTGAAGCTGATAGACTTTTAAGACCGGGGGGCTACTTTGTCTGGACTTCACCACTTACAAATGCTCGTGACAAAGACAGTCAGAAAAGATGGAAGTTCATACAAAGTTTTGCTGAAAACCTTTGCTGGGATATGCTGTCACAGCAAGATGAAACTGTCGTATGGAAGAAAACTAGTAAAAGGAATTGCTATAGTTCAAG AAAGAATAGTTCTCCCCCTCCTTTATGTGGCAGAGGCTATGATGTGGAGTCTCCGTATTATCGAGAACTGCAAAACTGCATAGGAGGAACACATAGCAGCCGCTGGATTTCTGTCCAAGAGAGGGAAACTTGGCCTTCCAGAGATCACTTGAACAAAAAGGAGCTTGCAATCTTTG GGTTGCAATCTGATGAATTTGCTGAGGACTCTGAAAGCTGGAAAGCAGCAGTTCGAAATTATTGGTCTCTTCTGTCACCTTTAATATTTTCTGATCATCCAAAGAGACCTGGTGATGAGGACCCTCCACCACCTTATAACATGCTAAGAAATGTGCTAGACATGAATGCTCATGTTGGTGGTTTTAATTCTGCAATGTTGCAAGCTGGAAAATCCATATGGGTAATGAATGTGGTCCCTCTGAGTGGACTCAACTATCTTCCCTTGATCCAGGATCGAGGTTATGTTGGTGTTTTGCACGATTG GTGTGAGGCCTTCCCAACGTACCCTAGAACCTATGACTTGGTCCATGCAGCAGGACTTTTATCCCTTGAATTTGCTCAGCAGCGCAGCTGTACCATGCTTGACATGTTCATTGAAATTGACAGGTTACTTCGTCCAGAG GGTTGGATTATAATTCGTGACACAGTTCCTTTAATAGAGTCAGCAAGAGCTCTAACAACAAGGCTAAAGTGGGATGCGCGAGTTGTAGAAATTGAAAGTGACAGCGATCAGAGACTCCTGATCTGTCAAAAACCTTTCTTTAAGAGACAGGcaaattaa
- the LOC100813969 gene encoding uncharacterized protein isoform X2, producing the protein MALCRCLSFFTGKKEKNKGTEGSSTGELKAQLDEVQHPKILSENCDLKPATLDVPVPSGVQKNSRGNVRVMNLESPVKTEVEEAYEGEDEHEESPSIKRELSDFDLQVLEVAASKGGYDPSSEEIKYPSLYENQANIQLEDKDHEYSKKSCDIIQSGHVSDPGIGKAEFCASPKLKRSCSDLERRDVLRETCHLFPSSKSQSFEDLQGLSAHQMVNLESPRSVMTHRSADRVMLKRHSSSQVLPSRSKRLWWKLFLWSHRNIHRSQLSKSTQIHPVTAALNSQCGYSSDTLEPKQDKALSHVESHSPSSSFGEYFQKSCDDRNFDNQRWSRFQKDNFGFWPQNQWVAFSTESSSYSRVDEWVKDLEIQQPPLEDDFNDDNIGSIAFPPSPDDGRSMARSTAQLIQHPDANLSKEILNANSVVQSLNPASTAAHISSIGIKAIPSLSHFFSLRCVNLSNNLIVHITPGFLPKGIHTLNLSRNKISTIEGLRELTRLRVLDLSYNRISRIGQGLSNCTLVKELYLAGNKISDVEGLHRLLKLTVLDLSFNKIATTKALGQLVANYNSLQALNLLGNPIQSNISDDQLRKAVCGLLPKLVYLNKQSIKTQRGREILTDSVAKAALGNSSRTSYRRALKKGGGHGGSSSSSVHRSSASVSQKIRNRSRSQTKHH; encoded by the exons ATGGCCTTGTGTAGgtgtctctctttttttactggaaagaaagagaaaaacaag GGTACTGAGGGGTCTTCAACAGGGGAACTTAAAGCTCAACTTGATGAAGTACAGCACCCAAAGATTTTGTCAGAGAATTGTGATTTGAAGCCAGCCACCCTTGACGTTCCAGTACCCAGTGGTGTGCAGAAGAATTCAAGGGGCAATGTAAGGGTTATGAATCTTGAGAGTCCTGTGAAGACTGAAGTGGAGGAAGCTTATGAAGGGGAAGATGAGCATGAAGAATCACCTTCCATCAAGAGGGAGCTCTCTGATTTTGATCTCCAAGTCCTCGAAGTTGCTGCAAGCAAAGGAGGATATGATCCATCAAGTGAAGAGATAAAATACCCTAGTTTATACGAAAACCAAGCTAACATTCAATTGGAAGACAAAGACCATGAATACAGCAAAAAGAGTTGTGACATAATTCAAAGTGGACATGTCAGTGATCCTGGGATTGGCAAAGCTGAATTTTGTGCTTCTCCAAAGCTCAAGCGATCCTGCTCTGACCTGGAAAGAAGGGATGTACTAAGGGAGACTTGTCATCTCTTTCCATCTTCAAAGTCACAGTCTTTTGAGGATTTGCAGGGGTTATCAGCACATCAGATGGTTAATCTAGAAAGCCCCAGGTCTGTGATGACTCACCGCAGTGCTGATAGAGTGATGTTGAAAAGGCATTCCTCAAGTCAAGTTCTCCCTTCTAGAAGTAAAAGACTGTGGTGGAAGTTGTTCCTCTGGAGCCACAGGAATATACATAGATCTCAGTTAAGCAAATCGACACAAATACATCCTGTGACTGCTGCTTTAAATAGTCAATGTGGGTACTCCTCAGACACCCTTGAACCAAAACAAGACAAGGCTTTGAGCCATGTGGAATCACACTCACCAAGCTCATCGTTTGGGGAATACTTTCAGAAAAGCTGCGATGACAGAAATTTTGATAACCAAAGGTGGAGCAGATTTCAGAAAGATAATTTTGGTTTCTGGCCACAAAATCAATGGGTGGCTTTCTCCACAGAATCATCCTCATATAGCAGAGTGGATGAGTGGGTGAAAGATCTCGAAATTCAGCAGCCACCTCTTGAGGATGATTTCAATGATGACAATATTGGAAGCATTGCCTTCCCACCTTCTCCTGATGATGGTAGATCAATGGCAAGAAGCACAGCCCAGTTGATTCAACATCCAGATGCCAATCTTTCAAAGGAGATATTGAATGCCAATAGTGTGGTCCAGTCCCTGAACCCAGCCTCAACTGCAGCTCATATatcaagcattggcataaaagcCATCCCCTCTCTTTCACACTTTTTCAGTCTCCGCTGTGTCAATTTGTCGAACAATCTCATAG TTCATATCACGCCCGGATTTCTCCCAAAGGGTATTCATACACTGAATCTGTCAAGAAACAAAATCAGCACTATTGAAGGCCTTAGAGAATTAACACGGCTGCGGGTACTTGACTTAAGTTATAATCGCATCTCAAGAATTGGACAAG GATTATCAAATTGTACCCTAGTCAAAGAGCTATATCTTGCTGGAAACAAGATAAGTGATGTTGAGGGGCTACATAGGTTATTGAAGCTAACAGTTCTGGACCTGAGCTTTAACAAGATCGCAACAACAAAAGCATTAGGCCAGCTGGTGGCTAACTACAACTCACTTCAGGCCCTGAATCTGCTTGGAAATCCAATTCAAAGCAACATCAGTGATGATCAGCTGCGCAAAGCAGTTTGTGGTCTTCTTCCAAAGCTTGTTTACCTGAACAAGCAATCTATCAAGACTCAAAGGGGACGAGAAATACTCACTGATAGTGTTGCCAAAGCTGCACTTGGTAACAGCAGCCGGACCTCCTACAGAAGAGCACTAAAGAAAGGTGGCGGCCATGGAGGGTCAAGTTCCTCCAGTGTGCATAGAAGCAGTGCTAGTGTTTCCCAGAAAATCAGGAACAGGTCAAGGAGCCAAACTAAACATCATTAG
- the LOC100813429 gene encoding protein WHAT'S THIS FACTOR 1, chloroplastic, with amino-acid sequence MAWRFFSFLSKTLNPNRNPSSSTSPFSTSFLVTKTPKKFKKKRKPKPSPRTTPVQTEPNRIPQFERILHRDALLRFVTRSKQFLSAQPEHVLRLDDAGKLHRELGFPRGRKVSRFLLRHPLLFQTYRHSDGKTWLGFTDLMEDLLAEERSLMDQLELDRVEKVRKLLMMSARNRIPLSKIHHCRTLFGIPDDFRDRVSKYPNFFNIVVENDGRRVLELVNWDPLLAVSALEKEFVVDEDSAKRKFRFPVKYGKDLDLELDDSRKLNLLNALPLVSPYSDGCKIDVWTLEAEKYRVGVIHEFLSLTLEKRASIHHLVVFKEEFSLTKHTYQMLRKQPRAFYLAGTEMNWGVFLKDSYDGNGVLIEKDPQVVFNEKLYKYAQVDQMEPGCDDGVEEPHLS; translated from the coding sequence ATGGCTTGGCgcttcttctccttcctttctaaaaccctaaaccctaaccgcAACCCCTCTTCCTCCACATCCCCGTTCTCCACCTCCTTCCTCGTCACCAAAACCCccaaaaaattcaagaaaaaacgCAAACCCAAACCCAGCCCGAGAACCACCCCGGTCCAGACCGAACCGAACCGCATCCCCCAATTCGAGCGCATTCTCCACCGCGACGCCCTCCTCCGCTTCGTGACCCGCTCGAAGCAGTTCCTCTCCGCCCAGCCGGAGCACGTCCTCCGCCTCGACGACGCCGGCAAGCTCCACCGCGAGCTCGGGTTCCCGCGCGGCCGCAAGGTCTCCCGCTTCCTCCTGCGCCACCCGCTCCTCTTCCAGACCTACCGCCACTCCGACGGCAAAACATGGCTAGGGTTCACCGACCTTATGGAGGACCTCCTCGCAGAGGAACGCTCCCTCATGGACCAATTGGAACTCGACCGCGTCGAGAAGGTTCGGAAGCTCCTCATGATGTCCGCGCGCAACCGCATCCCCCTCAGCAAGATCCACCACTGCAGAACCCTATTTGGCATCCCCGACGATTTCCGCGATAGGGTTTCCAAATACCCTAATTTTTTCAATATTGTGGTTGAAAACGACGGGAGGAGGGTGCTGGAGTTGGTTAACTGGGACCCACTTCTGGCAGTGAGTGCCTTAGAGAAAGAGTTCGTTGTTGACGAGGATTCCGCGAAGAGGAAGTTTAGGTTTCCGGTGAAGTATGGGAAGGATTTGGATTTGGAATTGGATGATAGTAGGAAGCTTAATTTGCTCAACGCGCTTCCTTTGGTGTCTCCGTATTCGGATGGGTGTAAGATTGATGTGTGGACGTTGGAGGCGGAGAAGTATAGGGTTGGGGTGATTCATGAATTCTTGAGCTTGACGTTGGAGAAGAGGGCGTCGATTCATCACCTTGTGGTGTTTAAGGAGGAGTTTAGTTTGACTAAGCATACTTATCAGATGCTGCGGAAGCAGCCGCGGGCGTTTTACTTGGCCGGAACCGAGATGAATTGGGGTGTGTTCTTGAAGGATTCGTATGATGGAAATGGGGTTTTGATTGAGAAGGACCCACAGGTGGTGTTTAATGAGAAGCTTTATAAGTATGCTCAGGTGGACCAAATGGAACCCGGGTGTGATGATGGGGTGGAAGAGCCACATTTGAGTTAA